One Thermicanus aegyptius DSM 12793 DNA segment encodes these proteins:
- a CDS encoding Glu/Leu/Phe/Val family dehydrogenase: MEIFRAMGEYEYEQVVFCHDENSGLKAIIAIHDTTLGPALGGCRMWNYATEEEAIIDALRLARGMTYKNAAAGLNLGGGKSVIIGDPKKDKTEELFRAFGRCVQSLNGRYITAEDVGTTVADMDIIHEETDYVTGISPAFGSSGNPSPVTAYGVYKGMKAAALKAFGTDSLHGLTIAVQGVGNVSYHLMKHLHEEGAKLIVTDIYEENVGRAVRDFGAKAVGVEEIYQVDADIFSPNALGGIINDETIPLLKAKVIAGAANNQLKEERHGDLLMEKGIIYAPDFVINAGGVINVADELNGYNRERAMKKVELIYDNILKVFEISDRDGIPHYKAANRMAEERIAKVSKSRQTFLRDSKNILNHLKHRG, from the coding sequence ATGGAGATTTTCCGAGCCATGGGAGAGTATGAATATGAACAGGTCGTATTTTGCCATGATGAAAATTCCGGGCTAAAGGCCATCATCGCCATTCACGACACGACGTTGGGCCCCGCATTAGGCGGCTGTAGGATGTGGAATTATGCCACTGAGGAAGAGGCGATTATAGATGCTTTAAGGTTAGCTCGCGGGATGACCTACAAAAATGCTGCAGCCGGGTTAAATCTTGGTGGCGGGAAGTCGGTCATCATCGGGGATCCCAAAAAAGATAAAACAGAAGAGTTATTTAGAGCTTTTGGCCGTTGTGTCCAGAGTTTAAATGGACGGTATATTACGGCAGAAGATGTGGGGACGACGGTAGCCGACATGGATATCATCCATGAAGAGACGGACTATGTGACAGGGATATCGCCTGCCTTCGGCTCGAGCGGAAATCCGTCTCCCGTAACCGCATACGGGGTATACAAGGGGATGAAGGCTGCCGCATTGAAAGCTTTCGGAACCGATTCGCTGCATGGCCTAACCATTGCGGTGCAGGGAGTGGGGAATGTTTCTTACCACTTGATGAAACATCTCCATGAAGAAGGGGCGAAGCTGATCGTTACCGATATTTATGAGGAGAATGTCGGCAGAGCTGTTCGCGATTTTGGGGCAAAAGCGGTTGGCGTCGAGGAAATTTATCAGGTTGACGCAGATATTTTTTCGCCGAATGCGTTGGGGGGGATTATTAACGATGAGACGATTCCCCTCCTGAAAGCAAAAGTGATCGCCGGCGCAGCCAATAACCAATTGAAGGAAGAACGGCATGGAGATCTCCTCATGGAGAAGGGGATTATCTATGCACCGGATTTTGTGATTAATGCAGGTGGCGTGATCAATGTTGCGGATGAATTAAACGGGTATAACCGGGAGCGGGCGATGAAAAAGGTGGAACTTATCTATGATAATATCTTGAAGGTATTTGAGATTTCCGATCGGGACGGCATTCCTCATTATAAAGCCGCCAACCGCATGGCGGAGGAGAGAATCGCTAAAGTCAGTAAATCTCGTCAAACATTTCTCCGGGATAGCAAAAACATCTTAAATCATCTGAAGCATCGGGGATAA
- the lpdA gene encoding dihydrolipoyl dehydrogenase produces the protein MSQEIQEVDVAIIGGGPGGYVAAIRAAQLGLKAALVEKEKLGGICLHKGCIPTKTLLRSAEIYHEAKEGRKYGILMDALSIDFAQVQRRKEEIVEQLHKGIQFLLKKGKISVYEGYGRILGPSIFSPQAGAVSITKENGESEIVYPRHVIIATGSRPRLLPGLPFDGEKVMTSDEALMMQKLPKSILIVGGGVIGVEWASLLSDFGVEVTIVESMDRILPFEDEEISKEMTRIFKKRKVNILTKVKLLPETVNLEGDGVTAKGIQEGKEIEFHAEKMLVSVGRAANVEDIGLENTSIEVDQGVIKVNSFYQTKEPHIYAIGDCIGGLQLAHVASHEGIVAVEHIAGLHPDPINYAHVPKCTYSRPQVASVGLTEKEAIERGHRVKTGKVQFRAIGKALIKGEPDGFAKIVMDEKTKDLLGVHLIGPEVTELISESALGLFLNATPWEIHHSIHPHPTLSEIMAEAAMAIEGESIHG, from the coding sequence ATGTCCCAAGAAATTCAAGAAGTCGATGTGGCCATCATCGGAGGAGGTCCGGGCGGTTATGTGGCAGCGATTCGCGCCGCACAATTAGGTTTAAAGGCAGCTCTGGTGGAGAAGGAGAAATTGGGAGGAATCTGCCTTCATAAGGGGTGTATCCCAACAAAAACGTTGCTGCGTAGTGCTGAGATTTATCATGAGGCAAAGGAAGGAAGAAAATACGGCATTCTCATGGATGCTTTATCGATCGATTTTGCTCAGGTTCAAAGGCGAAAAGAAGAGATCGTAGAACAGTTACATAAGGGAATTCAGTTTCTCCTGAAGAAGGGTAAGATTTCCGTTTACGAGGGGTACGGCCGCATTCTAGGCCCTTCCATCTTTTCGCCTCAGGCAGGCGCGGTTTCCATAACGAAAGAAAACGGAGAGTCTGAGATCGTTTATCCCCGGCACGTGATCATCGCCACCGGTTCACGGCCTCGTCTCCTCCCTGGGCTTCCCTTTGACGGTGAGAAGGTGATGACCAGTGATGAGGCTTTAATGATGCAGAAGTTGCCGAAATCGATCCTTATTGTGGGGGGAGGCGTGATCGGTGTGGAATGGGCTTCCCTCCTCTCCGATTTTGGCGTAGAAGTTACCATTGTTGAATCTATGGATCGCATTCTTCCCTTTGAGGATGAGGAAATCAGCAAGGAGATGACCCGTATTTTCAAAAAGAGAAAGGTTAATATTTTAACAAAGGTGAAGCTCCTTCCTGAAACAGTGAACCTGGAGGGGGACGGAGTTACGGCAAAAGGGATTCAGGAAGGGAAGGAAATCGAATTTCATGCGGAAAAGATGTTGGTTTCCGTGGGAAGAGCAGCCAACGTAGAGGATATCGGCCTCGAAAACACCTCAATTGAGGTAGATCAGGGTGTAATCAAGGTGAATTCCTTTTATCAAACGAAGGAACCCCATATCTACGCCATCGGTGATTGTATCGGGGGATTGCAACTGGCCCATGTGGCTTCCCATGAAGGGATTGTGGCCGTGGAGCATATCGCCGGGTTACATCCTGATCCGATCAATTACGCCCATGTTCCCAAATGTACCTATAGCCGTCCACAGGTGGCCAGCGTAGGACTTACGGAGAAAGAGGCGATTGAGAGAGGGCATAGAGTAAAAACCGGAAAGGTTCAGTTTAGAGCGATTGGTAAAGCCTTAATCAAAGGAGAACCGGATGGGTTTGCAAAAATCGTCATGGACGAAAAAACAAAAGATCTCTTAGGGGTTCATCTGATTGGCCCGGAGGTAACGGAACTTATCTCCGAATCTGCGTTGGGTCTGTTCTTAAACGCCACCCCTTGGGAAATCCATCATTCCATCCATCCCCATCCAACCCTCTCCGAGATAATGGCAGAGGCGGCGATGGCGATTGAAGGGGAATCGATCCACGGGTAA
- a CDS encoding IS3 family transposase, translated as MKKLIRERYHQYNGIYGYSQIQLFMMHVHGVLANHKKVLRLMQEMGLQSRTHRKWRKTYASSAGSRVAENLLQRNFKAGRPNQKWVTDVTQYRVLDTWLYLSEIKDLYNCQRQLNPH; from the coding sequence ATAAAGAAGCTGATCCGAGAGAGATACCATCAATACAACGGGATTTACGGTTACAGCCAAATCCAACTGTTCATGATGCACGTTCACGGTGTGCTCGCTAATCATAAGAAGGTACTTCGCCTCATGCAAGAGATGGGTCTTCAATCCCGAACGCACCGAAAATGGCGTAAAACCTACGCTTCAAGCGCTGGTAGTCGGGTTGCTGAAAACTTGCTTCAACGGAATTTTAAAGCAGGGAGGCCTAATCAGAAATGGGTAACGGATGTTACACAATATCGAGTGCTCGATACATGGCTATATCTATCTGAAATTAAGGATTTGTACAATTGTCAACGTCAATTGAATCCTCACTAA
- a CDS encoding IclR family transcriptional regulator produces MVNNYWVPALERAQEVIDLICNQSGKLKMSDIQKKLKISKSTLFNLLRTMETLRWITKDQNDCYSPGVRLGIWGNSYFQQFDLVNLFMKEAVPIRDMLKLSVQLARLEGNQVLYLAKVEAPSQVQMVAGPGFRMPAHATGLGKMLLSALDKQVLDRLYPEEMLVRMTSLTLNRKSKLIDQLTIIQKQGYAVDLQEGVMGFCCVAAPVYEVNGLMIAAVSVSIHSHLWSEKSDIYKIEILSLSQRISMNLNY; encoded by the coding sequence ATGGTGAACAATTATTGGGTTCCTGCTTTGGAGCGGGCACAGGAAGTAATCGATTTAATTTGCAATCAATCCGGAAAATTAAAAATGTCGGATATTCAAAAGAAATTAAAAATCAGCAAAAGCACCCTGTTTAATCTATTGCGTACTATGGAAACGCTCAGGTGGATAACAAAGGACCAGAACGATTGTTACAGTCCGGGCGTACGACTGGGAATATGGGGTAACTCCTATTTCCAGCAGTTTGATCTGGTCAATTTATTTATGAAGGAAGCGGTTCCCATAAGGGATATGCTTAAACTATCCGTTCAGCTTGCAAGATTGGAAGGAAACCAGGTTTTATACCTGGCTAAAGTGGAAGCACCGTCGCAAGTTCAAATGGTAGCGGGCCCGGGATTCAGGATGCCTGCCCATGCGACCGGTCTGGGAAAAATGCTGTTATCCGCGCTTGATAAGCAAGTATTGGATCGTTTATATCCTGAAGAAATGCTGGTTCGGATGACATCTTTAACATTGAATCGGAAATCAAAGTTGATCGACCAGTTAACGATTATTCAGAAACAGGGCTATGCTGTTGACTTGCAGGAAGGTGTCATGGGCTTCTGTTGTGTGGCGGCACCCGTATATGAAGTAAACGGATTGATGATCGCCGCCGTAAGTGTTTCAATTCACTCACATCTCTGGAGTGAAAAATCTGACATATATAAGATAGAAATACTGTCATTGTCACAAAGGATTTCAATGAATCTGAATTACTAA
- a CDS encoding NAD(P)-binding domain-containing protein, protein MGSMGIPVVENLLSAGYSLCVYTRTPQ, encoded by the coding sequence CTGGGAAGTATGGGTATACCTGTGGTCGAAAATTTGTTGAGTGCGGGCTATTCCTTGTGTGTTTATACCCGCACCCCCCAATAA